A single window of Leptolyngbya ohadii IS1 DNA harbors:
- the rpsU gene encoding 30S ribosomal protein S21, whose product MTQVVLGENEGIESALRRFKRQVSKAGILADVKCHRHFETPLEKRKRKAVMARRKRRFR is encoded by the coding sequence ATGACCCAAGTGGTCCTAGGAGAAAACGAAGGAATTGAATCAGCCCTGCGTCGGTTTAAGCGGCAGGTATCCAAGGCGGGTATTCTGGCAGATGTCAAATGCCATCGCCACTTCGAGACGCCATTAGAGAAGCGCAAGCGTAAAGCAGTCATGGCACGCCGGAAGCGCCGTTTCCGCTAA